A stretch of Pirellulales bacterium DNA encodes these proteins:
- a CDS encoding uracil-DNA glycosylase, which translates to MSSLPAKQTKWTGLNRRIIACQSCPRLRNYCRRIAQQKRRAFAQWDYWGRPVPNFGHFKARLLVIGLAPAAHGGNRTGRMFTGDRSGDWLYRALFNAGFANQPQSVAESDGLRLIDCAITAAVHCAPPDNKPMPRETANCQKWLDQTVDLLNPQVMLALGQIAFRAAVAQARRRGWFSGPLPKFGHGAIVPLHENRWLLASYHPSQQNTFTGKLTEAMFDRVFATARKLLAAD; encoded by the coding sequence ATGAGTAGTTTGCCTGCCAAACAAACAAAGTGGACCGGGCTGAATCGCCGGATTATTGCGTGCCAGAGCTGCCCACGCTTGCGAAATTATTGCCGCCGCATCGCCCAGCAAAAGCGGCGAGCGTTTGCCCAGTGGGATTACTGGGGCCGGCCGGTCCCAAATTTCGGCCACTTTAAGGCCCGGCTATTGGTGATCGGGCTGGCGCCGGCGGCCCACGGCGGGAACCGCACCGGACGCATGTTCACGGGCGATCGCAGCGGCGACTGGCTGTACCGGGCGCTGTTCAATGCCGGGTTTGCCAACCAGCCGCAGAGCGTTGCCGAAAGCGACGGGTTGCGATTGATCGATTGCGCCATCACGGCGGCCGTGCATTGCGCGCCACCGGACAACAAGCCCATGCCCCGCGAAACCGCCAATTGCCAGAAGTGGCTTGATCAAACGGTCGATTTGCTGAATCCGCAAGTGATGTTGGCACTGGGACAAATTGCATTTCGCGCCGCGGTGGCGCAGGCCAGGCGCCGCGGATGGTTTTCCGGACCGCTGCCTAAATTCGGGCACGGCGCGATCGTGCCGCTGCATGAAAATCGGTGGCTGTTGGCCAGTTATCATCCCAGCCAGCAGAACACGTTCACCGGCAAATTGACCGAAGCGATGTTCGACCGCGTATTTGCTACGGCGCGAAAATTGTTGGCCGCGGACTGA
- a CDS encoding DUF1559 domain-containing protein has product MATAALPGWMLTFLFLAGAPVSLPLSLPPLQEDPLLAKVAPEQCLWYVSLAGVDKADPASKNKVEQLLAEDDVQHFIHELGAQLQASFAAAAPQNPLGKALAEEGPKLLGTLLTRPMVAYVASVAAGPKGPMIRAGLVVNLGDHVADTQASLEKIDLLIPRHESPQSSGNPSGTTDSGRHDSTPTSPAASVPDSTGWHTLPTSPDAPQIQWGFKDKYLIIAIGEGEADLLWGRTSKPVPAWLTELRSQLKVERPAMVQYINVQTLAEMAQTALAANQGAENTRALFEALGIQKVKYLASVGGLEGQGYTSRALLAIDGQPTGLLALVGGQPLDAAALDLIPADASFALAARADVTKIIDAVLSVATVLEPQARQEFDGGMQQLSQITSVNIKDDLLGSLGDAWCVYNSPGDGGLVFTGLTLTATIRDRTKLLQAHDKLIAFAKMAEQMRRVSGQASTGPSLAETEFHGQKIMFLNFVGGDAFPFAPAWCITDKQVVFALFPQTIKSYLQRQSVNSQSGSLSNTGPADADQGKHKLTDVPEVAQMFSGGSGPAIFSYQDTPNQFKFFYPLLQIFTQLACSQMQQQGVKVNIGILPNSRAILPHLTPSVAMLQSTQDGIRFESHGTLPSGVGNLPMLAVPMLLPATMKAREAAEGAASMNNMKQIALAMLNFEDAHKSFPPAFKSSKEGKPLLSWRVLILPQLEEAELFKQFKLDEPWDSENNKKLIERMPQVYKAPGSKVAGEFKTVYLTVRGENTVFPGDKGIKLAQITDGTSKTIMVVEAPDDKAVVWTKPDDFEFDQDDSVAALPGLRARGFLAAFCDGHVELIPQSAGINAFKALSTRNGGEVIQLP; this is encoded by the coding sequence ATGGCCACCGCCGCTTTGCCGGGCTGGATGTTGACGTTTTTGTTCCTGGCCGGAGCGCCGGTCAGCCTGCCGTTGTCGTTGCCGCCGCTGCAGGAAGACCCGCTGCTGGCCAAAGTCGCTCCAGAACAATGCCTGTGGTATGTCTCTCTGGCAGGCGTCGACAAAGCGGATCCAGCCAGCAAAAATAAAGTGGAGCAATTGCTGGCCGAGGACGACGTTCAGCATTTCATTCACGAACTCGGCGCCCAACTCCAAGCTTCGTTCGCCGCGGCGGCGCCCCAAAATCCTTTGGGCAAAGCCTTGGCGGAAGAAGGGCCGAAACTGTTGGGAACTTTGCTTACGCGGCCGATGGTGGCTTACGTGGCCAGCGTTGCCGCCGGACCAAAGGGACCGATGATTCGTGCCGGGCTGGTCGTCAATTTAGGCGACCACGTAGCCGACACTCAGGCATCGCTAGAAAAAATCGACTTGTTAATTCCTCGGCACGAATCTCCGCAGAGCTCCGGGAACCCAAGCGGGACCACCGATTCAGGCCGACACGATTCTACTCCTACGAGTCCCGCTGCATCTGTTCCCGACTCCACGGGATGGCACACTCTGCCGACTTCGCCCGATGCTCCCCAAATTCAATGGGGCTTCAAAGACAAATATCTCATCATTGCCATCGGCGAAGGAGAGGCCGATTTACTGTGGGGCCGCACCAGCAAGCCCGTGCCTGCGTGGCTCACCGAGCTTCGCAGCCAGCTCAAGGTCGAACGCCCCGCCATGGTGCAATACATCAACGTGCAAACGCTTGCCGAGATGGCTCAAACGGCTTTAGCCGCGAATCAGGGCGCGGAAAACACCCGCGCCTTGTTTGAAGCGCTGGGGATTCAAAAAGTGAAATATTTGGCCAGTGTCGGCGGTTTGGAAGGGCAGGGTTACACCAGCCGCGCCCTGTTGGCCATCGACGGGCAACCCACTGGGTTGTTGGCCCTGGTCGGCGGGCAACCGTTGGATGCGGCCGCGCTGGACCTGATTCCAGCCGACGCCAGCTTCGCCTTGGCTGCCCGAGCCGATGTGACAAAAATCATCGATGCGGTGCTGAGCGTGGCCACGGTGCTGGAGCCGCAGGCTCGCCAAGAATTCGATGGCGGTATGCAGCAATTGTCACAAATCACCAGCGTCAATATCAAAGACGATTTGCTGGGATCGCTGGGCGATGCCTGGTGCGTATACAATTCGCCGGGCGACGGTGGATTAGTGTTCACCGGCTTGACCCTTACCGCGACGATCCGTGATCGCACAAAACTGCTCCAGGCACACGATAAGCTGATTGCCTTTGCAAAAATGGCAGAGCAGATGCGTCGGGTCAGTGGCCAGGCGTCAACCGGACCATCGCTCGCAGAAACCGAGTTCCACGGGCAAAAGATTATGTTTCTCAACTTTGTCGGGGGCGATGCCTTTCCTTTCGCGCCGGCCTGGTGCATTACCGACAAGCAAGTTGTGTTTGCGCTGTTTCCGCAAACAATTAAGTCTTACCTGCAACGGCAATCAGTGAACAGCCAATCCGGTTCGCTTTCGAACACAGGCCCAGCGGACGCCGACCAGGGCAAGCATAAGTTGACCGACGTGCCCGAAGTGGCGCAAATGTTTTCAGGCGGCTCCGGTCCAGCGATATTCAGTTATCAAGACACCCCTAACCAGTTCAAGTTCTTCTATCCGCTCTTGCAAATTTTCACCCAATTGGCATGTTCCCAAATGCAACAGCAAGGCGTAAAAGTGAACATTGGCATTTTGCCGAATTCGAGGGCGATATTACCGCACCTGACGCCCAGCGTGGCGATGTTGCAGAGTACCCAAGACGGCATCCGCTTTGAATCGCATGGCACGTTGCCCAGCGGCGTCGGCAACCTTCCGATGCTGGCAGTCCCCATGCTGTTGCCGGCCACAATGAAGGCTCGGGAAGCCGCCGAGGGTGCAGCTTCCATGAATAATATGAAACAAATTGCCCTGGCGATGCTCAACTTTGAAGATGCTCACAAGTCGTTTCCGCCTGCGTTCAAGTCCAGCAAAGAAGGCAAACCGCTCTTGAGCTGGCGCGTGCTCATTCTGCCGCAACTTGAAGAAGCTGAACTATTCAAACAGTTCAAGCTCGACGAACCCTGGGACAGCGAGAATAACAAAAAACTGATTGAAAGAATGCCCCAAGTGTACAAAGCCCCGGGCAGCAAGGTTGCCGGCGAATTCAAAACGGTGTATCTCACAGTACGTGGCGAAAATACGGTGTTTCCGGGCGACAAGGGAATTAAGCTCGCACAAATTACGGACGGCACGTCAAAGACTATCATGGTGGTGGAAGCGCCCGACGATAAAGCTGTTGTTTGGACTAAGCCCGACGATTTTGAGTTCGATCAAGATGATTCCGTTGCCGCATTGCCTGGATTGCGCGCTCGAGGATTCTTGGCTGCATTTTGCGACGGCCACGTGGAATTGATTCCGCAAAGCGCCGGTATCAACGCGTTCAAGGCGCTGAGCACCCGCAACGGCGGCGAGGTCATCCAACTGCCGTGA
- a CDS encoding SDR family NAD(P)-dependent oxidoreductase, whose amino-acid sequence MSTPLFDLRGRVALITGGSKGIGKAIARGLAEAGADVIISSRHEDELHAAAADIRHGLESGVATLVADMTRRDDVLRLSEAATHAFGRIDILVNNAGSNLPQPIDSILDADWDRILELNLNSCMALTRYVVPQMKQRRWGRIIFLSSVMGLASLAGRGAYSATKSGIIGLCRAIALELGEFGITANCIAPGPILTDLPKTVLTEAQRTAVAARTAVGRWADPRELAGPALLLASNAGSFITGSVIVVDGGILARTF is encoded by the coding sequence ATGAGCACTCCATTATTCGATCTTCGGGGCCGCGTGGCACTGATCACGGGCGGCAGCAAAGGCATCGGTAAGGCGATAGCTCGCGGACTGGCGGAAGCCGGCGCCGACGTCATCATTTCTAGCCGTCACGAAGACGAATTGCACGCCGCGGCCGCTGACATTCGTCACGGATTGGAAAGCGGCGTGGCCACCTTGGTGGCCGACATGACCCGCCGCGACGATGTGCTGCGCCTGTCGGAAGCCGCCACGCACGCCTTCGGGCGCATCGATATCCTGGTGAATAACGCGGGCAGCAACCTGCCGCAGCCGATCGATTCAATTCTGGATGCCGACTGGGACCGCATTTTAGAGCTGAACTTGAATTCCTGCATGGCGCTGACGCGCTATGTCGTGCCGCAAATGAAGCAGCGCCGTTGGGGACGAATTATCTTTCTCTCCTCGGTAATGGGCCTGGCTTCGCTGGCCGGCCGCGGTGCTTACTCGGCCACCAAAAGCGGCATCATCGGATTGTGCCGGGCCATCGCGCTGGAGTTGGGCGAATTCGGCATCACCGCCAATTGCATCGCTCCCGGGCCAATTCTTACTGATCTACCCAAGACCGTGCTAACCGAAGCGCAGCGCACAGCCGTGGCCGCCCGCACCGCGGTGGGCCGCTGGGCTGATCCTCGCGAACTGGCGGGCCCTGCCCTCTTGCTGGCCAGCAATGCCGGCAGTTTCATCACTGGCTCGGTAATCGTGGTCGATGGCGGTATTTTGGCCCGCACCTTTTGA
- a CDS encoding HAD family acid phosphatase, producing MKPASRFSRLTSVTFLALLTSVALGWQAAPHPTDSQRGLLYADLWMQTSAEYVACCLQTYQMATDQVERDLNQFRAEESKLPPDQRSMPPAVVMDLDETVLDNGTFASYLYTSGQNYTDDAWLKFQNEHWSSVRMVPGAKEFIARAESLGLTVIYITNREEPLREVTIKILSQWGVNTQGLDDVAGVRLLMQKHGESIKKPRRDIARSKYHVLAYFGDQLGDFSDEFAPNHDNTAEARREAAYEYRRLWGTRWFVLPNPSYGQYQQVLRGDAEQYLRQADAPSK from the coding sequence ATGAAACCCGCTTCGCGTTTTAGCCGCCTGACTTCGGTAACCTTTCTGGCGCTGCTAACTTCGGTAGCGCTGGGCTGGCAGGCGGCGCCGCATCCCACCGACTCTCAGCGTGGTCTGCTGTACGCCGACCTGTGGATGCAAACCTCCGCAGAATACGTGGCCTGTTGTCTGCAAACCTATCAAATGGCTACCGACCAGGTGGAGCGCGATTTGAATCAATTTCGTGCTGAAGAAAGTAAGCTGCCGCCGGATCAGCGCAGTATGCCGCCGGCCGTGGTGATGGATTTGGACGAAACCGTGCTCGACAACGGCACCTTTGCCTCTTACTTATACACCAGCGGCCAAAACTATACCGACGATGCCTGGCTGAAATTTCAAAACGAGCATTGGTCTTCAGTTCGGATGGTGCCCGGGGCGAAAGAATTTATTGCCCGCGCCGAATCGCTGGGCCTGACCGTCATTTACATCACCAATCGGGAAGAACCGCTGCGCGAGGTCACGATCAAGATTTTGTCGCAATGGGGGGTGAATACCCAGGGTCTGGACGACGTGGCGGGCGTACGGTTGTTGATGCAAAAACATGGGGAAAGCATCAAAAAGCCGCGGCGCGACATCGCGCGGTCCAAATACCACGTGTTAGCGTACTTCGGCGATCAATTGGGTGATTTTAGCGACGAGTTCGCTCCCAACCACGACAACACCGCGGAAGCCCGGCGTGAGGCAGCGTACGAATATCGCCGGCTGTGGGGCACGCGCTGGTTTGTGCTTCCCAATCCCAGTTATGGCCAGTATCAGCAAGTGCTGCGGGGCGATGCGGAGCAATATCTGCGCCAGGCCGACGCCCCTTCTAAGTAA
- a CDS encoding DUF1559 domain-containing protein encodes MYTFRERCPLYRNRSYAGSVSPAADRAFTLVELLVVIAIIGILIALLLPAVQAAREAARRSQCVNCLKQIGLALFNYESAKKAFPQGRMLPDYAASGVEQTGATSYTGIVPTDPSIKTGFYSVHTWLLPFMEEQAIYNMINFQLPLTTVMESPIGTPKNPSYQAYSQAAGIFICPSDPNTGAVVSENNYRYNFGGSTPYAGWEKHGAPMPLSKITVSGGNGAFTIGRALKVKDFSDGLSKTAFFSERTKGTLGIVGKQLPTHDDEMDSNLQTDPSLNLATDQNTLMTKCGTAPAAPSQYDYTSMGRWDKGDTTGAGGGKSYTDGWPIGSYGSTMYNHVAPPNWSGFDCQMFGSVPDTPGETALVSARSYHTGIVNVCFGDGHVASVSETIDLPTWRALGTRNGGETVPDIN; translated from the coding sequence ATGTATACATTTCGCGAACGTTGTCCGTTATACCGCAATCGCTCTTATGCCGGCTCTGTGTCACCTGCTGCCGATCGGGCTTTTACCCTGGTGGAACTTTTGGTCGTGATCGCCATCATTGGCATTTTGATTGCCTTGCTGCTGCCGGCTGTACAAGCGGCGCGCGAAGCGGCCCGCCGTTCGCAATGCGTTAATTGTCTCAAGCAAATCGGCCTAGCGTTGTTCAATTACGAAAGCGCTAAAAAGGCGTTTCCTCAAGGCCGCATGTTGCCCGATTACGCGGCCAGCGGTGTTGAGCAAACGGGGGCTACTTCTTATACCGGCATAGTGCCCACTGATCCTAGTATCAAAACCGGGTTCTATTCGGTTCACACGTGGCTGTTGCCGTTTATGGAAGAGCAGGCGATATACAACATGATCAATTTCCAATTGCCCTTAACCACTGTGATGGAAAGCCCGATAGGAACGCCGAAGAATCCCAGTTATCAGGCATACAGCCAGGCGGCGGGAATTTTTATTTGTCCTAGCGACCCTAATACCGGCGCGGTCGTCTCGGAAAACAACTACCGCTACAACTTTGGAGGTTCGACTCCGTACGCTGGTTGGGAAAAACACGGCGCGCCGATGCCACTAAGCAAAATTACCGTCAGCGGCGGCAATGGTGCATTTACAATCGGCCGGGCATTAAAGGTTAAAGACTTTTCCGATGGCTTATCGAAAACCGCCTTTTTTTCCGAACGGACTAAGGGCACCCTGGGAATTGTTGGTAAACAATTACCAACGCATGATGATGAAATGGACAGCAATTTGCAAACCGATCCGTCGTTGAATCTTGCCACCGATCAAAATACTTTGATGACTAAATGCGGGACGGCGCCAGCTGCCCCCAGCCAGTACGATTATACTTCCATGGGGCGGTGGGACAAAGGAGACACCACGGGGGCCGGCGGTGGGAAAAGTTATACCGACGGTTGGCCGATCGGCTCGTATGGTTCCACCATGTACAATCATGTGGCGCCTCCCAATTGGTCGGGCTTCGATTGTCAAATGTTCGGCAGCGTTCCTGATACGCCAGGTGAAACGGCACTTGTTTCCGCTCGCAGTTATCATACCGGCATTGTGAATGTCTGTTTTGGCGATGGTCACGTGGCAAGCGTCAGCGAAACCATCGATCTTCCCACTTGGCGTGCGCTGGGCACGCGCAACGGCGGCGAAACGGTGCCGGATATTAATTAG
- a CDS encoding DUF1559 domain-containing protein, with translation MSTKDGLRRCDPGHSSPSPSACAFSEGFTLVELLVVIAIIGILIALLLPAVQAAREAARRAQCINSLKQIGLALSNYESAKKSYPQGRMLPDFAASGTEQGGTSYDAIVTSDPSIKTGFYSVHIWLLPFMEEKAVYDLIHFDRPLTTMMEKVLGDFSVNPNFQAFTQAAGIFICPSDPNTGAVISENNYRYNFGGSTPYAGWVSPGKPMALSQITITGGNGAFTIGKGLRVKDFSDGLSKTAFFSERSKGSLRIVTLQPPTKDDMVEATGRITLLGTDPVADDNSLYTTCLAYDPQPNQFNFSSPGRWDKGDTSKSGDGKSYTDGWPVGMYMATMYNHVATPNWQGEDCGAWSAFPDTPGEGAIVSARSYHTGIVNVCFGDGHVVPVSDTIDLTTWRALGSRYGGEPVPNIN, from the coding sequence ATGAGTACGAAAGACGGCCTTCGTCGGTGCGATCCAGGTCATTCATCGCCTTCCCCATCAGCTTGTGCTTTCTCCGAAGGGTTTACTCTCGTCGAACTCCTTGTCGTCATTGCCATTATCGGAATCTTGATAGCGCTCCTTTTACCCGCGGTTCAAGCGGCGCGCGAAGCGGCGCGCCGAGCGCAATGTATCAACAGTCTCAAGCAAATCGGCTTGGCGCTATCAAATTACGAAAGTGCAAAGAAATCGTACCCGCAAGGCCGCATGCTTCCCGATTTCGCAGCAAGCGGAACGGAGCAAGGAGGAACTTCCTATGATGCCATTGTGACTTCCGATCCCAGCATCAAAACGGGATTTTATTCAGTGCATATCTGGCTGTTGCCATTTATGGAAGAGAAAGCCGTCTACGATCTGATTCACTTTGACCGCCCGCTTACGACGATGATGGAGAAGGTGCTGGGAGATTTTTCTGTCAATCCAAATTTCCAGGCTTTTACTCAGGCTGCGGGAATTTTTATCTGCCCGAGCGATCCAAACACTGGAGCCGTTATTTCGGAAAACAACTATCGATATAATTTCGGGGGTTCCACGCCCTATGCCGGTTGGGTTTCACCCGGCAAACCGATGGCTTTAAGCCAAATTACCATCACCGGCGGCAATGGCGCTTTCACCATCGGCAAAGGGCTGCGCGTGAAAGATTTTTCCGATGGACTTTCGAAGACCGCGTTTTTCTCTGAGCGCAGCAAAGGCAGTTTGCGAATTGTTACACTGCAGCCACCGACAAAAGATGACATGGTCGAAGCCACGGGCAGAATCACCCTACTAGGAACAGATCCCGTGGCCGACGATAATAGTCTGTATACTACTTGTCTGGCGTATGACCCCCAACCGAATCAATTCAATTTTTCCAGCCCAGGACGATGGGATAAAGGCGACACCTCCAAAAGCGGGGACGGGAAAAGCTATACCGACGGCTGGCCGGTAGGGATGTACATGGCCACCATGTACAATCACGTGGCGACTCCCAACTGGCAAGGCGAGGATTGCGGAGCTTGGAGCGCTTTTCCTGATACGCCTGGCGAAGGAGCGATTGTGTCCGCGCGTAGCTATCACACCGGCATTGTGAATGTCTGTTTCGGCGACGGGCATGTCGTACCGGTCAGTGATACCATTGACCTTACAACCTGGCGTGCATTGGGCTCGCGCTACGGTGGCGAACCGGTGCCGAACATTAACTGA
- a CDS encoding fumarylacetoacetate hydrolase family protein has product MRLISIASASGARVACVLPNSQYVDLQQADASLPSDITQLLALGSDGLRRAAAAAANGKPINPEEVKLLPPVPHPEKIFCIGLNYADHARETGKQPPPEPVVFSKFVTALRAAGQPIVLPQLSSKVDYEAELVVVIGKGGRHIPKETALEHVAGYACGNDVSARDWQNHKPGGQWLLGKSFDSFAPLGPALVTADEVGDAGDLRICLRINGNTMQDSRTSQLIFGVSELVSYISGVCSFSPGDLIFTGTPSGVGFARKPPVYLQPGDIVEVEIERVGILRNPVMGEENSTVF; this is encoded by the coding sequence ATGCGCCTTATTTCCATAGCATCGGCATCTGGCGCGCGAGTGGCCTGTGTTCTGCCCAACAGCCAGTACGTTGATCTACAACAGGCCGATGCAAGTTTGCCCAGTGACATCACGCAGTTGTTAGCTCTGGGTAGTGACGGCTTGCGGCGCGCTGCCGCCGCCGCGGCAAATGGAAAGCCGATCAATCCGGAGGAGGTCAAGTTACTTCCTCCCGTGCCACACCCGGAAAAGATTTTCTGCATCGGTTTAAACTACGCCGATCACGCGCGCGAAACCGGCAAACAACCGCCGCCCGAGCCCGTGGTGTTCAGCAAGTTTGTCACGGCATTGCGAGCAGCCGGCCAACCCATTGTTTTGCCGCAGTTGAGCAGCAAAGTCGATTACGAAGCCGAGTTGGTCGTCGTCATCGGTAAAGGCGGCCGCCACATTCCCAAGGAAACGGCACTGGAACACGTCGCCGGTTACGCTTGCGGCAACGACGTTTCCGCCCGCGATTGGCAAAACCATAAACCGGGCGGACAGTGGCTGCTGGGAAAATCGTTCGACAGCTTCGCCCCGCTCGGTCCCGCGCTGGTAACCGCCGACGAAGTGGGAGATGCCGGCGATTTACGCATCTGCTTGCGGATCAACGGCAATACCATGCAAGACAGCCGGACTTCGCAATTGATTTTCGGCGTGTCCGAACTGGTGAGTTACATTTCCGGCGTCTGCTCATTCAGCCCGGGGGATTTAATTTTTACCGGCACGCCGTCAGGGGTGGGCTTTGCCCGCAAGCCGCCGGTCTATCTTCAACCGGGCGATATTGTAGAAGTGGAAATTGAGCGGGTTGGAATTTTGCGCAACCCAGTCATGGGGGAAGAAAATAGCACCGTCTTCTAA